One Passer domesticus isolate bPasDom1 chromosome 33, bPasDom1.hap1, whole genome shotgun sequence genomic window, gccaaaattcacccaaaatctggccaaaatcTGACCCAAATCTggccaaaatccagccaaaatcCACCCGAAATCCGaacaaaatccggccaaaattcacccaaaatctGGCTTAAATCTGACCCAAATCTGGCCAAAATGTGACCCAAATCTGGCCAAAATacgccccaaatccaccccaaatccaaccGAATCCAAACAAAATCTGACTAAAATACGCCCAAAATCTAACCAAAATCCAACCAAAATCTGATCAAAATCAGGCCGTAATCCACCCAAAATCTGACCAAATCTGCGCAATATCTGGTCAAAACCTGGCCAAAAGCTAACTAAAATCTGGCAAAAATCCGACCAAAATACGCCCAACATCCACCCAAAATCTGACCAAAGCATGcctaaaattcccccaaaatctgaACAAAATCTGGCCAATATCTGAACAAAATCTGACCCAAATCCGGCCAAAATCCGCCCAAAATCTGACCCAAATCTGGCCAAAATCCATCCAAAGTCTGTTGACCCGAGTGACCCcttgacccctgagtgacccctgagtgaccataACTgacctgagtgacccctgagtgaccaaaaCTGACccgagtgacccctgagtgaccataactgacccctgagtgacccgaGTGACCCTTGAGTGACCATAACTGACCCCTAAGTGACCAtaactgtccctgtgtccccagggtgacTCCGGGGGTCCCCTGTCCTGCAATGGCACCCTGCAGGCCATCGTGTCCTGGGGGGGcagagtgacccctgagtgaccatcACTGACCCCAGAGTGACCCCAGAGTGACCATAACTGACccgagtgacccctgagtgaccatcACTGACCCCAGAGTGACCCCAGAGTGACCATAACTGACccgagtgacccctgagtgacccctgacccctgtgtccccagggtgacTCCGGGGGCCCCCTGTCCTGCAATGGCACCCTGCAGGGCATCGTGTCCTGGGGGCTGCAGACCTGCGCCCTGCCCGGCCACCCCGGCGTCTACACCAAGGTCTGCAACTTCGTGCCCTGGATCCTGGACACCATGGACAGGAActagggacacagggacacctggggacatggggacacctggggacacctggggacatggggacatggggacacctggggacacctggggacacctggggatacctggggacacctggggacagcacagagagatggggacacggggatgggtCACACCAGGGTCTGCAACTTTGTACCCTGGATCCTGGACACCGTGGACAGgaactggggacatggggacacctggggacaccttggggacacctggggacaccttggggacaccttgggacatggggacaccctggggacatctggggacaccttggggacacggggatgaCATGGGGACCCCAGGGTTGGTCTCCAGATGCGGTGGCTCCAGGACAGAGGACTCTGgagccaccctggggacacaggggtgaCACAAGAACACCTTGGGGACACgaggacaccttggggacacgggggtggcaCAAGAACACCTTGGGGACACGAGGacgccctggggacacgggggtggcacagggacacctcggggacacgaggacaccttggggacacaggGGTGGCACGAGGACACCTCGGGGACACgaggacaccttggggacacgggggtggcacagggacacctcGGGGACATTGTGGGGACGTGGAACTGGTGCCACCACAGGgtgggacaagggacagggtGACGGGACCTGGGCCACGTTTGGGTCACCAGGGGCcaccccagggccaccccggggccaccccGGGGCCACCGGGGCCACCCCGGGCGGTGACGGAGGGGACGCGGATTCGGGGTCAGAACCAATAAATTTGGGGCAAACGCGGCCTCGGGTCCATCTctggtgtccccaacccccccccgatgtccccaagggtcccctgggtgggggaggggccggCAGCCATTTTGGGGCGTTTTCCCAGAATTCCGTTTATTGAGGCACTTGCACAGCGGGGGGAGGGGATCCCGGAGTGTTTGGCCACGCCCACACGGGGGAGGAGCCAatgggagaagggaagaggggGTGGGGCCAATCAGGGGCCGCGAACCCGAGCGGGGTCAAGCAAAGGTCAGCCAAGGTCAACCCAACCCAACATCAACCCAACCCAAGGTCAATCAATCTAACCAAACCCAACTCAAAGTCAACCCAACCCAACATCAACCCAACCAACCCAACCCAAGGTCAACCAAGGTCAACCCAACCAAAGGTCAACTGAAGTCAACCCAACCAACCCAACCCAATGTCAATCAACCCAACCAAAGGTCAACCAAGGTCAACCCAACCCAAAATTGACCCAACCCAAGGTCAATCaatcaaaccaaacccaactCAAAGTCAACCCAACCCAACATCAACCCAACCAACCCAACCCAATGTCAATCAACCCAACCAAAGGTCAACTGAAGTCACCCCaaaccaacccaacccaacacaAGTCAACTAAACCCAACCAAAGGTCAACCAAGGTCAACCCAACCCAACATCAACCCAACCCAAGGTCaatcaacccaacccaacccaactcaaAGTCAACCCAACCCAACGCCAACTCAATCCAACCCAAGGTCAATCCAACCCAACCAAGTCAACCAAATCCAACCCAAGTCAATcaacccaaacccaacccaacccaaagtcaacccaacccaacccaaggTCAACCCAACCCAATCAACCCAACCCAAGGTCaaacaaacccaacccaacccaacgtCAGTCCAACCTAACCAAAGGTCAACCAAACTCAACTCAAGGTccacccaacccaacccaacccaacccaactcaaGCCTAggtcaacccaacccaacccaaggTCAACCAAGGTCAACCCAACCGAACCCAACTGAAGCTAAAGGTCAACTCAACCCAATCCAAGCCAAGGTCCACCCAACTGAAGATCAGCCAAGGTcaatccaacccaacccaacgtCAACTCCATCCaattcaaagccaaactcaactTAAGGCCGACTCAACCCAACCCTCGGACAACCCAACCGACGGTCAGTGATGTCCAAACCAACCCAATGACCAACGCGAGTCAAGACCGGACAATCGATGGTCAaagtcaaaaccaacccaacGGTCAGCTTAAAACCAACCCAACGGTCAGCTCAAGATCAAAACCAACCCAACGGTCAGCTCAAGATCAAAACCAACCCAACGGTCAGCTCAAGATCAAAACCACCTCAGTGGTCAGCTCAAGACCAACCCAACGGTCAGCTCAAGATCAAGACCAACCCAACTGTCAGCTCACGACCAACCCAACGGTCACCTCAAGACCAACCCAGTGGTCAGCTCAAGACCACCCCAATGGTCAGCTCAACATCAAGACCAACCCAACGGTCAGCTCAAAACCACCCCAATGATCAGCTCAAGACCACCCCAGTGGTCAGCTCAAGACCAACCCAATGGTCAGCTCAAAACCAAGCTAACGGTCAGCTCAAGACCAAGACCACCCCAACGGTCAGCTCAAGACCAACCCAACAGTCAGCTCAAGATCAAAACCACCTCAGTGGTCAGCTCAACCCCAACCCAATGGTCAGCCCAAGACCACCCCAATGGTCAGCTCAACCCCAACCCAATGGTCAGCTCAAGACCAACCCAGTGGTCAGCTCAAAACCAAGCTAACGGTCACCTCAAGACCAACCCAACGGTCACCTCAAGATCAACCCAGTGGTCACCTCAAGATCAACCCAACGGTCACCTCAAGATCAACCCAACGGTCACCTCAAGACCAACCCAACGGTCACCTCAAGATCAACCCAACGGTCACCTCAAGACCAACCCAACGGTCAGCTCAAGATGAACCCAACGGTCAGCTCAAGATCAACCCAACGGTCACCTCAAGACCAACCCAATGGTCACCTCAAGATGAACCCAACGGTCACCTCAAGATCAACCCAACGGTCAGCTCAAAACCAAGCTAACAGTCACCTCAAGACCAACCCAACGGTCAGCTCAAGATGAACCCAACGGTCAGCTCAAGACCATGCCAGTGGTCATCTCAAGACCACCCCAGTGGTCAGCCCAAAACCAACCCAACGGTCAGCCCAATTAACCACCAATTAACCATTAACAAAACCAAGCCCAACCCAAGGTCAAGCCCAACCCAAGGCCAGCTGAGGTCACCCAAAGGTCAACCCAAGGTCACCCACCGAGGCTCCCCAAGGTCAACGTCAacccccccgcccctcccccaccccaccccaccatcTCAGTGCACAAAGCCCCTCCCCCAACGCCTGGCCACGCCCCCCCATCCTCAGCCCCGCCCCCAAATCCGGCACCGCTACAGAAGTGAGGGGGAGGGGCGGGGTCACATGGGGGAGGGGGCGGGGTCGGGGGGCGGGGCTGGGCGGTGCAGGGGCGTCTCCTTGTAGACGAACCAGGAGCCGCTGGCCCAGAGCAGGAGGTTGAGGAACCCGAAGGCCTGGGGGGAACAGCGGGGCGGGGGAGGGGGTCAgagcccctccccccaccccccaaagcccctccccccaccccccaaagcccctcccCCCGCCTGGTTTGTCCGTCCAAGCCCCGCCCCCGCCACCTTCAGGGTGTCCCAAACACGGGCGATTCCCCTCCCCCGCTGTGCCTCAGTTTACCTCTGCCCTCAATCCCCTTACGGCCCCTCCCCCAACCCCGATTTCCTCCTCGaatcccctcccccaccccacaaatcccctcccccaccccaaattcccttcctcccccacctgtgcctcagtttccctgctccattttccccaaaatccccccccagcccaaattcccctcccccagccccgtgcctcagtttccccagcccAATCccccccgtgcctcagtttccccagccccatttcccccccccgtgcctcagtttccttcACCACGGAGGCCCCCAGGCTGCCCATGGGGGtgaccccagccccatttcccacccgtgcctcagtttccctcacCACGGACGCCCCCAGGCTGCCCATGGGGGTGACCCCAGCCCCCCCGgccccgtgcctcagtttccctcacCACGGAGGCCCCCAGGCTGCCCATGGGGGTGACCCCAGCCCCCCCGgccccgtgcctcagtttccctcacCACGGAGGCCCCCAGGCTGCCCATGGGGGTGACCCCACCCCCCCCCAttcccgtgcctcagtttccctcacCACGGAGGCCCCCAGGCTGCCCATGGGGGTGACCCCGACGGGGGCGCAGCCCACAGTGGGGGAGGGGCAGTGGGGGAGGGGCGCGCCCAGCGCCGCCCGCACGTGCCGCAGGGCCTGGGCCCAGGCCGAGGAGGCCACGAGCCAGAGCACGGCCAGGAGAGCGGAGACGGCCAGGTCCTGGGGGGAAAAACCGGGAAATtggttaaaaatggggaaaatgggaaagttacataaaaattacagaaaaatgggaaaaaccgGGGAAAAAATAGCTAAAAATGAGCCAGAAACGGGGAAAATgaggcaggaatggggcagagccagagcaCGGCCAGGAGGGCGGAGACGGCCAGgtcctggggggaaaaaacgggaaattggttaaaaatggggaaaaaatggaaaaaatgggaaaaaatggggaaaaaatgggaaaaaatggggaaaaaatgggggaaaatcaggcaggaatggggcagagccagagcaTGGCCAGGAGAGCGGAGACGGCCAGGtcctgggggaaaaaacgggaaattggttaaaaatggggaaaattacataaaaatgggaaaaaatggggaaatatggggaaaaaggagccagaaatggggaaaaaatgggaaaaaatgagtcaggaatggggcagaggcagagcacgGCCAGGAGGGCGGAGACGGCCAGgtcctggggggaaaaaacgggaaattggttaaaaatggggaaaaatgggaaaaaatggggaaaaaccaggggaaaatgggaaaaaacggggaaaatatgggaaaaaaatgggggaaaatgaggcagaaatggggcagagccagagcaCGGCCAGGAGGGCGGATACGGCCAGGTCCTGGGGGGAGAAACCGGGAAAAcggttaaaaatggggaaaaatggggaaaaaacaggggaaaatgggaaaaaacgggaaaaatatggggaaaaatggggaaaaatgaggaagaaatggggcagaggcagagcacgGCCAGGAGGGTGGAGACGGCCAGGtcctgggggaaaaatggggaaattggttaaaaatggggaaaaaacggaaaaattacagaaaaatagaaaaaaatggaaaaaaatgggaaaaaatagctaaaaatgagccaaaaatgggggaaaatcaGGCAGGAATGGGGCAAAGGCAGAGCACGGCCAGGAGGGCGGAGACGGCCAGGTCCTGGGGGGAGAAACCGGGAAATtggttaaaaatggggaaaatgggaaaaaatggggaaaatatggaaaaatggagaaaatgggaaaaaagtggtgaaaaatgagacaaaaatgaggcagaaatggggcagagccagagcaCGGCCAGGAGGGTGGAGACGGCCAGGtcctggggggaaaaatggggaaattggttaaaaatggggaaaaatgggaaaaaatggggaaaaaacaggagaaaatgggaaaaaatggggaaaatatgggaaaaaatggggaaaatgaggcagaaatggggcagagccagagcacagccaggaggtTGGAGATGGCCAGGTcctggggggaaaaacggggaaaatggttaaaaatggggaaaattacataaaaatgggaaaaaatgggaaaatatggggaaaaaggagccagaaatggggaaaaaatgggaaaaaatgagtcaggaatggggcagagccagagcaCGGCCAGGAGGGTGGAGACGGCCAGGtcctggggggaaaaatggggaaattggttaaaaatggggaaaaatgggaaaaaatggggaaaaaacaggagaaaatgggaaaaaatggggaaaatatgggggaaaatggggaaaatgagtcaggaatggggcagagccagagcaCGGCCAGGAGGGCTGAGACGGCCAGGTCCTGGGGGGAGAAACAGGGAAATtggttaaaaatggggaaaaacgggaaaaaatgggaaaaaaccagggggaaatgggaaaaaatggggaaaaatgggggaaaatggggaaaatgaggcagaaatggggcagagccacagcacGGCCAGGAGGGCTGAGACTGCCAGGTCCTGGGGGGAGAAACCGGGAAATTGGttaaaaatgagggaaaataggaaaatttacacaaaaatggggagaaattacacaaaaatggggaaaatatgggaaaaaatagggaaaaatgaggcagaaatggggcacagccagagcacagccaggagagctgagaCAGCCAGgtcctgggggaaaaaatggggaaatcgGTTAAAAACGGggaaaattacataaaaatggggaaaaaatgggggaaaaggaaccgaaaatgggaaaaatggagaaaaatatggggaaaaatgggggaaaatcaGGCAGAAAtggggcagagccagagcaCGGCCAGGAGCGCCGAGACTGCCAggtcctgggggaaaaaaacgcGAAATTggttaaaaatgggggaaaaagaaaaaaaaaaaagacaaaaaccacacaaaagtgggaaaaaaacgaggaaaaaaatggcagaaaatAGCTAAAAATGAgccagaaatggggaaaaaagagccaaaaatggggcagagccagagcaCGACCAGGAGGGCTGAGACTGCCAGGACCTGGGGGGAAATACCGGGAAAATggttaaaaatgggggaaaattacacaaaaatgggggaaagtgagcaaaaaatgggggaaaatgggggaaaatggctcaaaaatggggggaaatgacCCAAAAATAGCAAGGAAATggcccaaaaattaaaaaagactCAAAAATGGCCCAAAAAACGGCAAGAAAATGAtccaaaaatggagaaaaatgacccagacatgaagaaaaaagaagaataaaatgggaaaaaattcctaaaataaagacaaagagaactaaaaatataaaacaaacaaaaaattgtgGAATAAAATGGTAAAAAAACCGATacaaatttgggggaaaaacaaaGTGGGGAGGGACTCCAAATTCCTGCAGGGGTTTGGAGAGAaaagtgggaattttggggggaaaaatgggaattttgggggaaaaaatgggaattttgcaaggaaaacaaagaattttcaggggaaaatgggaattttgggcgAGAAAAGGGAACTtcgggggaaaaaagggaattttgggaaaaaaaagggaattttaggggaaaaaaacaggatttttggggaaaaaagggaattttacaggaaaaaaatggaatttggggggggaaaatgggattttggggggaaaaaagggaattttaggggaaaaaacccggaattttgaggaaaaataaGAATTCTAGAggaaaaaattggaattttgggggaaaagagggaattttagcagggaaaatggaatttttgggcaaaaaagagaattttaggggaaaaaaccagaattttgaaggaaaaaaaggaactttaggtgaaaaaatggaaattttgggggaaaagaaggaattttagaggaaaaaaaagcatttttttttgggggaaaaaagggaattctAGGAGATAAAAGCACGACTTTGGCGTAAAAGGGGGAATTTTAggtgaaaaaaagagaattttgggGGTGGGACTTACCTGGGGTCcttcagaggcagcagagagagagagatggagcaTAAAGGGTTAACCCCCCCcgaaattccccaaaattccatcgggaatccccaaattccagcccagaaccccaaaatctccccggGAACAGCAAAATCTGCACCAAAATTCGGGAATTCTGCTCCAAATCCTCCTGAATTCCTAAAAATTCCATCGAAATTCCTGAAAATTCCATTGAAATTCGtaaaaatcctctcaaaattcctaaaaattccATCAAAATTCCCGAAAATTCTGTCAAAACTCctaaaaattccattaaaattcCTGGAAATTCCATCAAAATTCCGGAAAATTCCatcaaaatttccccaaaactccactaaaaatatccaaaattcctttaaaatttcCCGACTTCCCTCAAAATTCATCTAAATTCCatcaaaattccccaaaattccattaaaattcctaaaaattccctttaaattCTGCAAATTTCATCAAAATTCTctcaattttccccaaattccatcAAAATTCCATTAAATTCGAAGGGGGGAAGcccaaaaaaggaaatgaacctcacctgagctcacctgtACAGGTAACCCcacctgagctcacctgagctcacctgtACAGGTAAATTCCCCCAGCCCTCACCTGTACAGGTAACCCCCCTGTCACTCACCGCGAGGGGCAGGCGTGACCCCGCACACCTGTACAGGTAAATCCCACCTGTGCACACCTGTACAGGTAAATCCCACCTGTGCACACCTGTACAGGTAAATCCCACCTGTGCACACCTGTACAGGTAAATCccacctgagctcacctgtACAGGTAACCCCACCCGAGCTCACCTGTACAGGTAAATCCCACCTGTGCACACCTGTACAGGTAAATCCCAGCCCCCATCCCTCACTCACCGCGAGGGGCAGGCGTGACCCCGCACACCTGTACAGGTGCAGGTAGCCCAGGTAACCCCCAGCCCCTGTCAATCACTCACCGCGAGGGGCAGGCGTGACCCCGCGCACCTGTACAGGTAAATCccacctgagctcacctgtACAGGTAAATCCCACCTGTGCACACCTGTACAGGTAACCCCCCAGCCCCCATCCCTCACTCACCGCGAGGGGCAGGCGTGACCCCGCACACCTGTACAGGTAAATCCCACCTGTGCACACCTGTACAGGTAAATCCCAGCCCCCATCCCTCACTCACCGCGAGGGGCAGGCGTGACCCCGCACACCTGTACAGGTGCAGGTAGCCCAGGTAACCCCCTGTCAGTCACTCACCGTGAGGGGCAGGCGTGACCCCGCGCACCTGTACAGGTGCAGGTAGCCCAGGTAGCCGCCCAGCGCCCCCAGGCTGTAGAGGAAGGCCAGCACAGCCACGCCCACGAAGAACATGGCGGCCGAGGAGAAATCGCCCACCAGGTGCACGTCCTGCGGCCAGGTGTGGTTACACAGGTGAGTCAGCGAGGGCCGGAACACCGCCTGGTTCAACCTGGGGGggggggacacacctggggtcacacctggggtcacacctggggtcacacctggggtcacacctgggggcacacctggggtcatctggggtcacacctgggcacacctgggggtcacctgagcacacctgggcacacctggggtcatctggggtcacacctggggtcacacctgagcacacctggggtCACACCTGGGGTCAGCCAtggtcacctgggcacacctgagagtCAGTCACaatcacctgggcacacctgagcacacctgggatCACCTGGGCTTACCTGGGACACCTGTGCGGGACTTCACCTGTTCCCCCgttctctcccctgtcccacctgtccaGGTGTGTCGCATCGATCTCCCCCCTGTCTCACCTGAGTCCCAGGTGTGTTCCACccccctcacctgcccaggtgtgtccctgtcctgtgtcacctgtgtcacctgcccaggtgtgtccctgtcctgtatcacctgtcccaggtgtgtccctcacctgtcccaaGTGtgtcacctgcccaggtgtgtcccatccatctcacctgtcccaggtctatcccaggtgtgtctgtcacctgtccctcacctgtccagGTGTGTCACTCACCTGAAGGGGTACCCGAAGGCGGCGCTGACCAGGGTGCCGTTGTCGGGCCCCGGGCAGGTGACCCTGAGGGTGACGgagccctgcccaggtgtgcccaggtgtgtccctgtcctgtgtcacctgtcccaggtgtgtcccaggtctatcccaggtgtgtccctcacctgtgtcacctgtccctcacctgtcccaggtgtgtccctcacctgtcccaggtgtgtcactCACCTGAAGGGGTACCCGAATTTGGCGCTGACCAGGGTGCCGTTGTCGGGCCCCGGGCAGGTGACCCTGAGGGTGACGgagccctgcccaggtgtgcccaggtgtgtccctgtcctgtgtcacctgtccaggtgtgtcccaggtctatcccaggtgtgtccctcacctgtccctcacctgtcccaggtgtgtgaCTCACCTGAAGGGGTACCTGAAGGTGGCGGTCACCTCGGTGCCGTTGTCGGGCCCCGGGCAGGTGACCCTGAGGGTGACACTgagccctgcccaggtgtgcccaggtgtgcccaggtgtgtccctgtcctgtgtcacctgcccaggtgtgtgacTCACCTGAAGGGGTACCCGAATTTGGCACTGACCAAGGTCCCATTGTCCGGGCCAGGGCAGGTGACCCTGAGGGTGACGGAGCCCTCGAAGCCGCCGCAGGTGGCGAAAGCGAAGATGGAgaaaaactggggggaaaaacgggaaatttggggaaattggggagaaatgggaaaatgggaaattggggagaaatgggaaatggggaaaaacgggaaattgggaaaaatgggaaattggggaaaattggggaaaaatgggaaattggggaaaaatgggaaattgggggaaattggggaaatgggaaattgggaaattggggagaaatgggaaatggggaaaaacgggaaattgggaaaaatgggaaattgggggaaaaaacgggaaattggggaaaatgggaaattgggggaaaaaaacgggaaattggggaaaattggggaaaatgggaaattggggaaaaatgggaaattggggaaattggggaaaatggggaaaaatggaaaattggggaaaatgggaaattgggaaaaatgggaaattggggaaaattgaggagaaaaaggaaattggggaaaatcatggaaaatgggaaattggggaaaatgggggaaactgggaaaatgggaaattggggaaaaaccaggaaattggggaaaaatgggggaaaatgggaaattgttgaaaattgggaaaaaaggggaaaatggggaaattgggggaaaaacaggaaattggggaaaattgaggagaaaaagggaaattggggaaaatgggaaattggggaaaaaacgggaaattggggaaaagggggaaaatggggaaattgggaaaatcggggaaaaaaaggggaaattggggaaaatcggggggaaaatgggaaaatggagaaaaatgaggaaattggggaaaataaCACAGAATC contains:
- the LOC135288544 gene encoding synaptophysin-like protein 1 isoform X2, with amino-acid sequence MFFVGVAVLAFLYSLGALGGYLGYLHLYRCAGSRLPLADLAVSALLAVLWLVASSAWAQALRHVRAALGAPLPHCPSPTVGCAPVGVTPMGSLGASVAFGFLNLLLWASGSWFVYKETPLHRPAPPPDPAPSPM
- the LOC135288544 gene encoding synaptophysin-like protein 1 isoform X3, coding for MLHLSLSAASEGPQDLAVSALLAVLWLVASSAWAQALRHVRAALGAPLPHCPSPTVGCAPVGVTPMGSLGASVAFGFLNLLLWASGSWFVYKETPLHRPAPPPDPAPSPM